A single genomic interval of Prochlorococcus marinus XMU1406 harbors:
- the ylqF gene encoding ribosome biogenesis GTPase YlqF encodes MDIPKIQWYPGHIAKAEKKLSEVINKVDLVIEVRDARIPISTGHPHLNKWINNKKHILVINRSDMISPDTITSWNKWFNEKDQYPHWCDAKRGIGINEICKSAKESRSSIDARRISRGMRIRPIRALTLGFPNVGKSALINRIAKKRVVDSARKAGVTRHLRWIKLDGGIDLLDAPGVIPPNLENQKSALNLALCDDIGEAAYEIESVAIGFIKIMSTLNKDKNANISVKKISNRYGVDIAKGFESPSDWIDEAASKHTSGDKRRMSHKLLEDYRNQMLGKIALEVPPWN; translated from the coding sequence GTGGACATACCCAAAATTCAATGGTACCCAGGCCATATCGCAAAAGCAGAAAAAAAATTATCTGAAGTCATCAATAAAGTAGATTTAGTTATAGAAGTTAGAGATGCACGAATCCCAATATCAACAGGGCACCCACATTTAAATAAATGGATCAACAATAAAAAACATATTCTTGTTATTAATAGATCAGACATGATCTCTCCTGACACAATAACTAGTTGGAATAAATGGTTTAATGAAAAAGATCAATATCCGCATTGGTGTGATGCTAAAAGAGGTATAGGTATTAACGAAATTTGTAAATCTGCAAAAGAATCTAGATCATCAATTGATGCTAGAAGGATTTCTAGAGGTATGAGAATAAGGCCAATAAGAGCCCTCACACTTGGTTTCCCAAACGTAGGTAAATCAGCATTAATTAATAGAATTGCAAAAAAAAGAGTTGTCGATAGTGCTAGGAAAGCTGGAGTCACACGTCATTTAAGATGGATAAAATTAGATGGTGGTATTGATCTACTAGATGCTCCTGGTGTTATACCTCCTAATTTAGAAAATCAAAAATCAGCACTTAATCTTGCACTATGTGACGATATTGGAGAAGCTGCTTATGAAATAGAGAGTGTCGCAATTGGATTTATCAAAATTATGTCCACTCTAAACAAAGATAAAAATGCGAATATCTCAGTAAAAAAAATATCTAATAGATATGGAGTTGATATTGCAAAAGGCTTTGAAAGTCCTTCTGATTGGATTGATGAAGCAGCTTCAAAACATACCTCAGGCGATAAAAGAAGAATGTCTCATAAATTATTGGAAGATTATAGAAATCAAATGCTTGGTAAAATTGCTTTAGAAGTCCCACCATGGAATTAG
- a CDS encoding RluA family pseudouridine synthase yields the protein MELDTKNSFGIGEGELIEIIYELPLPMRLDRWLVSKRPEQSRARIQHFINSGLVLVNYKTAKAKTPLKNGDNVQIWMPPPEPLVYLKPEKMDLEILFEDEHIIVINKQSGLIVHPAPGHKSGTLVNGLLFHCNDLPGINGKLRPGIVHRLDKDTSGCMVVAKSQEALVNLQKQIKEKIASREYIAVIHGAPNSEEGQIVGHIGRDKFNRLKYKVVEEAAGRYACTYWKLKERLGNYSLMNFKLDTGRTHQIRVHCAHINHPIVGDPLYGRCKKLPCKLEGQALHAFKLGLIHPINGKEMIFEAELPLDFQKLLNVLKAK from the coding sequence ATGGAATTAGATACTAAAAATTCTTTCGGTATTGGAGAGGGTGAACTTATAGAAATTATTTATGAGCTACCTCTTCCTATGAGACTAGATAGATGGTTGGTAAGTAAAAGGCCAGAACAAAGTAGAGCAAGAATTCAACATTTTATCAATTCAGGGTTAGTACTTGTAAACTATAAGACTGCGAAAGCAAAGACCCCATTAAAAAATGGCGACAATGTTCAAATCTGGATGCCTCCTCCAGAACCTCTTGTATATTTGAAACCTGAAAAAATGGATTTAGAAATCCTTTTTGAAGACGAACACATCATAGTAATCAATAAACAATCAGGACTAATTGTTCATCCAGCCCCGGGACACAAATCAGGAACTCTAGTCAATGGATTACTTTTTCACTGTAATGATCTTCCTGGAATTAATGGGAAACTAAGACCTGGTATTGTTCACAGATTAGATAAAGATACCTCCGGATGTATGGTGGTAGCAAAAAGCCAAGAAGCATTGGTAAATCTCCAGAAACAAATAAAAGAAAAAATAGCTTCACGCGAATATATTGCAGTAATACATGGAGCACCTAATTCTGAAGAAGGCCAAATAGTAGGACATATTGGCAGAGATAAATTCAATAGATTGAAATATAAAGTAGTTGAAGAAGCTGCAGGAAGATATGCCTGCACTTATTGGAAATTAAAAGAAAGATTGGGTAATTACTCATTAATGAATTTCAAATTAGATACTGGTCGAACGCATCAAATAAGAGTTCATTGCGCTCACATTAATCATCCTATTGTGGGTGATCCTTTATATGGAAGATGCAAAAAACTTCCATGTAAATTAGAGGGCCAAGCATTACACGCTTTTAAGCTTGGCCTTATACATCCAATCAATGGCAAAGAAATGATATTTGAAGCAGAATTACCATTAGATTTTCAAAAATTACTAAACGTTCTTAAAGCTAAATAA
- a CDS encoding UDP-N-acetylglucosamine--N-acetylmuramyl-(pentapeptide) pyrophosphoryl-undecaprenol N-acetylglucosamine transferase, producing the protein MSKKNNLLVAASGTGGHIFPALAVCKEIEDEWNIHWLGVHKRLDGNFIPKKYNLKTLNIKTPRKNVFLFYQYIKILMSTLQIIRILKEKKINLVFTTGGYISAPTIVASKLLRIPIIIHESNLVPGMVTKYFGFLCNYVLLGFNKTNSYLKNCKTIFTGTPLREQFYKSNLLPEWVPKGKGPLLIVVGGSQGAKAINQILLESLEFLMKKQFRIVHIVGECNQKIFHLKNSKNYVQKKFTNEIAALIQNCDLVISRSGAGIITELIETEKPSILIPYPYSKNDHQEKNAMILAESGGSVLMNQNNISKEVFEETLERIFKIKLKNGKNNYEILDLMKKNMKNNNKIQSKIEIKKFINYFLKEF; encoded by the coding sequence ATGTCTAAAAAAAATAATTTGTTAGTTGCAGCTAGTGGAACAGGTGGCCATATTTTCCCAGCTTTAGCCGTTTGTAAAGAGATAGAAGATGAATGGAATATTCATTGGTTGGGGGTTCATAAAAGACTTGATGGAAATTTTATTCCCAAAAAATATAATTTGAAGACTTTGAATATAAAGACACCAAGAAAAAATGTTTTTTTGTTTTATCAATATATAAAAATTTTAATGTCAACTTTACAAATAATTAGGATTTTAAAAGAAAAAAAAATTAACTTAGTTTTTACCACTGGAGGATATATATCAGCGCCTACTATTGTTGCTTCAAAACTTCTTAGGATACCTATAATTATTCATGAATCAAATTTAGTACCAGGAATGGTAACTAAATATTTTGGTTTTTTATGTAACTATGTCCTTTTAGGATTTAATAAAACAAATTCTTATTTAAAAAATTGCAAAACTATTTTTACTGGCACCCCTTTAAGAGAACAATTCTATAAATCTAATCTCTTACCAGAATGGGTTCCTAAAGGGAAAGGACCTCTTTTGATTGTTGTGGGAGGTAGTCAAGGAGCTAAAGCTATAAATCAAATTCTTCTTGAATCTCTAGAATTTTTAATGAAAAAACAGTTTCGGATAGTTCATATTGTTGGAGAATGTAATCAAAAAATCTTTCATTTAAAAAATTCAAAAAATTATGTTCAAAAGAAATTTACTAATGAAATCGCAGCTTTAATTCAAAACTGTGATCTTGTAATATCGAGATCTGGTGCAGGAATAATAACTGAACTAATAGAAACTGAAAAACCTTCAATTTTAATTCCATATCCTTATTCTAAAAATGATCACCAGGAGAAAAATGCAATGATTCTTGCTGAAAGTGGCGGCTCAGTTTTAATGAATCAAAATAATATTTCCAAAGAAGTTTTTGAAGAAACTCTAGAGAGAATTTTTAAAATAAAATTAAAAAATGGAAAAAATAACTACGAAATATTAGATCTTATGAAGAAGAATATGAAAAATAATAATAAAATTCAATCTAAAATTGAGATTAAAAAATTTATTAATTATTTTTTAAAGGAATTTTGA
- a CDS encoding phosphoglycerate kinase, which translates to MSKLSLSSLDKTHLEGKKVLVRVDFNVPLNESGQITDDTRIRAAIPTIEYLINNSAKVILAAHFGRPKGQVNEKMRLTPVAGRLTELLGKNVALTNSCIGDEAVAESNNLDNGDVLLLENVRFFEEEEKNDLDFAKNLASHADMYVNDAFGAAHRAHASTQGVTNYLNPSVAGFLLEKELKYLQGAIDAPKRPLAAIVGGSKVSSKIGVLDSLLDKCDKIMIGGGMIFTFYKARGLDVGKSLVEEDKLELAKDLEAKAKAKGVELLLPTDVVLANEFSPDAESKISQIDSISGDWMGLDIGPDSIKVFQNALAECKTIIWNGPMGVFEFDKFAEGTNAIATTLADLSAFSEVCTIIGGGDSVAAVEKAGLAEKMSHISTGGGASLELLEGKTLPGVAALNDA; encoded by the coding sequence ATGTCAAAATTATCTCTTTCCAGTCTTGATAAGACACATTTAGAAGGCAAAAAAGTTCTTGTAAGAGTAGATTTTAATGTTCCATTAAATGAAAGTGGCCAGATAACTGACGATACACGCATTAGAGCAGCGATCCCAACAATTGAATATCTGATTAATAATTCTGCAAAAGTTATTTTAGCTGCCCATTTTGGAAGACCAAAGGGTCAGGTAAATGAAAAAATGAGATTAACTCCAGTAGCAGGAAGATTAACTGAATTGTTAGGAAAAAATGTAGCTCTTACTAATAGTTGTATAGGTGATGAAGCAGTTGCAGAATCAAATAATTTAGATAATGGAGATGTTCTTTTACTTGAAAATGTTCGTTTTTTTGAAGAAGAGGAAAAGAACGACTTGGATTTTGCTAAAAATTTAGCATCACATGCAGATATGTATGTAAATGATGCTTTTGGTGCTGCTCACAGAGCTCATGCTTCAACTCAGGGTGTTACTAATTATTTAAATCCCTCAGTAGCTGGATTCCTTTTAGAAAAAGAATTGAAATACTTACAAGGAGCAATAGATGCTCCAAAGCGCCCATTGGCAGCAATAGTTGGAGGATCAAAGGTGAGTAGCAAAATAGGAGTGCTTGATTCTTTACTAGATAAGTGTGACAAAATCATGATTGGTGGAGGTATGATTTTTACTTTTTATAAAGCTAGAGGTCTAGATGTCGGGAAAAGCCTTGTAGAAGAAGATAAACTTGAGCTTGCTAAAGATTTAGAAGCAAAAGCAAAAGCAAAAGGAGTTGAATTATTATTACCCACTGATGTTGTTTTAGCTAATGAATTTTCTCCTGATGCCGAAAGCAAAATATCTCAAATTGATTCAATTAGTGGGGATTGGATGGGTCTCGATATTGGTCCAGATTCCATAAAAGTTTTTCAGAATGCTCTTGCAGAATGTAAGACTATTATTTGGAATGGTCCAATGGGAGTTTTTGAATTTGATAAATTTGCAGAAGGTACAAATGCAATAGCTACGACCCTTGCTGACTTAAGTGCTTTTTCTGAAGTTTGTACAATAATTGGTGGTGGAGATTCAGTTGCAGCAGTTGAGAAAGCAGGATTAGCTGAGAAAATGTCTCATATATCTACTGGTGGTGGCGCGAGTTTGGAACTTTTAGAAGGTAAAACCTTACCTGGTGTAGCTGCTTTAAACGACGCCTAG
- a CDS encoding ABC transporter ATP-binding protein, giving the protein MEINKEKILVVKNLTVKYGLIQQPIIKNFNLEIDKGDHLAIIGPSGCGKTTFAKTLVNILPDKATSEGYLAISSVDPRKINNKEAQIFRRKNFGFIYQDSIKKLNPLMRVGDHLYELFKTHDQTKSSLLIKKLVKEVFQKVGIEESRLDSFPHQFSGGMRQRVSIAMALALKPKLLIADEPTTSLDTKTSFEIMQEIIELCNEFDTTLILISHDINLAAKWCKKVAIIEKGLLVEKGNILDIFQSPKSDIGIKLVNASKILLELNAKNNVRDEVVLEVNNLRHWYKLNSSIFINKWNKALNEVSFKLYKNETLGIVGSSGSGKSTLCRALIGLLKVRGGEIKIYNKNHASKKNKIFKKHNNMQIIFQDPFSSLNPKMTIKNILEDIFFIQKISDKRKIEKEIKLMFRNLSLPFKSEFLNSYPSQLSGGQLQRISLARALLLKPKILICDESVNMLDASVKIEILSLLRVLQEKMDLTIIFITHDLGIAKRFCNRLLVMNQGKIVDEGESSTIFTKTKNIYTKSLLNSSLNII; this is encoded by the coding sequence ATGGAAATAAATAAAGAAAAAATTCTTGTAGTTAAAAATCTTACTGTTAAATATGGTTTAATACAGCAACCTATCATCAAAAATTTTAATCTTGAAATAGATAAAGGAGATCATTTGGCCATAATAGGACCCTCTGGATGTGGGAAGACTACTTTTGCAAAAACATTAGTAAATATATTGCCTGATAAAGCCACTTCTGAAGGGTATTTGGCGATTTCTAGCGTAGATCCTAGGAAAATAAATAACAAAGAAGCGCAAATATTTAGAAGAAAAAATTTTGGATTTATCTATCAAGATTCCATAAAAAAACTTAATCCACTAATGAGAGTTGGGGATCATTTATATGAATTATTTAAAACTCATGATCAAACTAAATCATCTTTACTTATAAAAAAATTAGTAAAAGAAGTTTTTCAAAAAGTAGGAATTGAAGAAAGCAGACTTGATTCTTTCCCACATCAATTTAGCGGTGGAATGAGACAGAGAGTTTCTATAGCAATGGCTCTTGCTTTAAAACCTAAATTATTAATAGCTGATGAACCTACAACAAGCTTAGATACCAAAACAAGTTTTGAAATTATGCAAGAAATTATTGAGTTATGTAATGAATTCGATACTACTTTGATTTTAATTAGTCACGATATTAATCTTGCAGCAAAGTGGTGTAAAAAAGTTGCAATAATTGAAAAAGGATTGCTTGTTGAAAAAGGAAATATATTAGATATTTTTCAATCACCAAAATCAGATATTGGGATAAAGTTAGTAAATGCCTCAAAAATATTATTAGAATTAAATGCTAAAAATAATGTTCGAGATGAGGTTGTTCTAGAGGTAAATAACTTAAGACATTGGTATAAATTAAATTCTTCAATTTTTATAAATAAATGGAATAAGGCTTTAAATGAAGTTAGTTTTAAATTATATAAGAATGAGACTCTTGGAATAGTTGGTTCTTCAGGTAGCGGTAAAAGTACATTATGTAGGGCTTTAATTGGACTTCTGAAAGTAAGAGGCGGTGAAATAAAAATTTATAATAAAAATCATGCATCAAAAAAAAATAAAATTTTTAAAAAGCACAATAATATGCAAATTATTTTTCAAGATCCTTTTTCAAGTTTGAATCCGAAAATGACAATTAAAAATATTTTGGAAGATATATTTTTTATTCAAAAAATTTCAGATAAAAGAAAAATTGAAAAAGAAATAAAACTCATGTTTAGAAATTTAAGTCTTCCTTTTAAGAGTGAATTTTTAAATTCTTATCCTAGCCAATTATCTGGTGGTCAATTGCAAAGAATTTCATTAGCCAGAGCGCTATTGTTGAAACCAAAAATTTTGATTTGTGATGAGAGCGTTAATATGTTAGATGCTTCAGTAAAAATAGAAATTCTTTCATTACTTAGAGTCTTGCAAGAAAAAATGGATTTAACCATTATCTTTATCACACATGATTTAGGAATTGCTAAAAGATTTTGTAATAGGTTGCTAGTAATGAATCAGGGAAAGATAGTTGATGAAGGAGAAAGTTCTACAATATTCACTAAAACTAAAAACATCTATACAAAATCTCTTTTAAATTCTTCTTTAAATATTATTTAG
- a CDS encoding RelA/SpoT family protein, which produces MSEAAANSKEKNEIKVSKTILPENKKFESKSLNNQIKIPDWLLNDINNFEKSNKQNNDNQNLIVKAFKLAYKAHDGQFRASGEPYIIHPVAVANLLKEIGASSSVIAAGLLHDVVEDTGVDLSEIETNFGLEVKILVEGVTKLGGIHFNNRTEAQAENLRKMFMAMASDIRVVLVKLADRLHNMRTIEWLNDERKKRIARETREIYAPLANRLGINRFKWELEDLAFKFLEPKEYQDLKDQIAVKRSDREKRLKVTLNLMKENLVAAGLKNFEITGRPKHLYGIWSKMERQQKQFHEIYDVAALRIIVDNSDSCYRALAVVHDTFKPIPGRFKDYIGLPKPNGYQSLHTSVIGRHRPIEVQIRTTSMHQIAEYGIAAHWQYKEGGSPAKSNAERFNWLRQLVEWQQEGNEGDHNDYLASIKEDLFDEEVFVITPKGDVVGLRKGSTAIDFAYRIHSEVGNHCNGIRINEKLSPLSTALQNGDFIEILTNNNATPSLDWLNFVVTPTAKNRIRQWYKKSHRDETIKRGRDLLEKEVGRNGFETLLSSDAMKKVANRCNLKNTEDLLASLGFGGLTLHQVLNRLREEIKLQTEDIKNDSDSEIAKSLKNNSNLSTNKTYTTTKSPISGIEGLDYRIGKCCTPLPGEDIVGTVSLGNHGITIHRADCENVMPIPFERRLPVCWNQDNKTGDNKFPIQLRIEVIDRVGVLKDILMRLSDKGINVSDANVKTAYGKPAIINLCVGLESYNQLHKTIDQIKSMADVLDIARVEQS; this is translated from the coding sequence ATGTCTGAGGCAGCTGCAAATTCAAAAGAAAAAAACGAAATTAAAGTTTCCAAAACTATTTTGCCTGAAAATAAAAAATTTGAAAGTAAATCTTTGAATAATCAAATAAAAATACCCGATTGGCTTCTTAACGATATTAATAATTTTGAAAAATCAAATAAACAAAATAATGATAATCAAAACCTTATAGTGAAGGCTTTTAAACTTGCTTATAAAGCTCATGATGGACAATTCCGAGCGAGTGGCGAGCCATACATTATCCACCCAGTTGCCGTAGCAAATCTCCTCAAAGAAATAGGTGCTAGTTCATCTGTTATTGCTGCAGGACTTTTACATGATGTTGTTGAAGATACTGGTGTTGATTTATCCGAAATAGAAACAAATTTTGGATTAGAAGTAAAAATACTTGTGGAGGGTGTAACAAAATTAGGAGGTATTCACTTTAATAACAGGACTGAAGCACAAGCTGAAAATCTTAGAAAAATGTTTATGGCTATGGCTAGCGATATCAGAGTTGTTTTAGTAAAACTGGCAGATCGACTTCATAACATGAGAACAATTGAATGGTTAAATGATGAGAGAAAAAAAAGAATAGCCAGAGAAACAAGAGAGATTTATGCACCTTTAGCTAATCGATTAGGAATAAATAGATTTAAATGGGAATTAGAAGATTTAGCGTTTAAATTTCTGGAACCTAAAGAATATCAAGATCTAAAAGATCAAATCGCTGTGAAAAGGAGTGATAGAGAAAAAAGATTAAAAGTAACCCTGAATCTTATGAAAGAAAACTTAGTCGCAGCAGGTTTAAAAAACTTTGAAATAACTGGAAGACCAAAACATCTTTATGGCATCTGGAGTAAAATGGAAAGACAGCAAAAACAGTTTCATGAAATTTATGATGTTGCTGCTCTAAGAATTATCGTTGATAATTCAGATAGTTGTTATAGAGCTTTAGCGGTTGTACATGATACTTTCAAACCAATTCCAGGAAGATTTAAAGATTATATAGGTTTACCAAAACCTAATGGATATCAGTCCTTACATACTTCAGTAATTGGGAGACATCGACCTATTGAAGTACAAATTAGAACTACTTCTATGCATCAAATAGCAGAATATGGAATTGCTGCTCATTGGCAATATAAAGAGGGTGGTTCTCCTGCTAAAAGCAATGCTGAAAGATTTAATTGGCTAAGACAGCTAGTCGAATGGCAACAAGAAGGTAATGAAGGTGATCATAATGATTATTTAGCTTCAATTAAAGAAGATTTATTTGATGAAGAAGTATTTGTAATTACTCCTAAAGGAGACGTTGTTGGTTTAAGAAAAGGATCTACCGCAATAGATTTCGCCTACAGAATTCATTCTGAAGTTGGAAATCACTGTAATGGAATAAGAATTAATGAAAAGCTTTCTCCATTATCTACAGCACTTCAAAATGGTGACTTCATAGAAATTTTGACAAATAATAATGCCACTCCGAGCTTGGATTGGCTTAACTTTGTAGTTACGCCAACTGCTAAAAATAGAATCCGCCAATGGTATAAGAAAAGCCATAGGGATGAGACGATTAAAAGAGGTAGAGATTTACTCGAAAAAGAAGTAGGTCGAAATGGTTTTGAAACATTACTTTCAAGTGATGCTATGAAAAAAGTTGCGAATCGATGCAATTTAAAAAATACTGAAGACCTTCTTGCATCACTTGGTTTTGGTGGTTTAACTTTACATCAAGTATTAAACAGACTAAGAGAAGAAATAAAATTACAGACAGAGGATATTAAAAATGATTCTGATTCTGAAATAGCAAAATCTCTTAAAAACAATAGTAATTTATCCACCAATAAAACTTATACAACGACTAAATCACCAATTTCCGGGATAGAAGGTCTTGATTACAGAATAGGTAAATGCTGCACCCCACTTCCAGGCGAGGATATTGTCGGAACTGTCTCGCTCGGCAACCACGGTATAACCATACATAGGGCAGATTGTGAAAATGTCATGCCAATTCCATTCGAGAGAAGATTACCTGTTTGTTGGAATCAAGATAATAAAACTGGCGATAATAAGTTCCCAATTCAGCTCCGCATAGAAGTAATTGATAGAGTTGGAGTCCTTAAAGATATTCTTATGCGGTTATCTGATAAAGGTATAAATGTTAGCGATGCCAATGTTAAAACTGCTTATGGCAAACCAGCTATTATCAATCTCTGCGTAGGTCTAGAAAGTTATAATCAACTTCATAAAACAATTGACCAAATTAAATCAATGGCAGATGTTTTAGATATAGCCAGAGTTGAACAAAGTTAA
- a CDS encoding pyridoxal phosphate-dependent aminotransferase: protein MNKSETNDYKILAMQSSNLKHGGNVYAKAKKLNLLPSEIIDASASLVPFDPPEILIDSLNAEIKNLGFRYYPERNLSDLKEIIGKFHGINPDNILPGNGASELITWAGYEASKFGISCIPSPSFVDYERSLNCWNSNFVHCELPKKWENIFPQSFPLYPKGDVIWITNPHNPTGQLWGKYSLEKIIKKYKLVICDEAFLSITPNGDKESLIPLIQKYDNLLVLRSLTKIFNIPGLRLGYVIGSSKTLKQWKINRDPWPLNSFAIKAGIELLSNKKFYEKWTSQIHRWINIERERVCKKLSKIENLKVHNSSTNFFLIESKTSLSPNIKYLESKGILLRECTSFRFLDDKWARISLQSKKNNTLLCNEIQNSFKK, encoded by the coding sequence ATGAATAAATCGGAAACTAATGATTACAAAATATTAGCAATGCAATCATCAAACTTAAAGCATGGGGGGAATGTATATGCAAAAGCAAAGAAATTAAATTTATTACCCTCTGAAATTATTGACGCAAGTGCCTCATTAGTACCCTTTGATCCCCCTGAAATCTTAATAGATTCATTAAATGCAGAAATTAAGAATCTTGGATTTAGATATTACCCTGAGAGAAACTTAAGTGATTTGAAAGAAATAATTGGTAAATTTCATGGGATAAATCCAGACAATATATTGCCTGGAAATGGAGCTTCTGAGCTAATAACCTGGGCAGGGTATGAAGCATCCAAATTTGGAATTAGTTGTATTCCCTCTCCAAGCTTTGTTGATTATGAGAGATCTTTAAATTGTTGGAATAGCAATTTCGTTCATTGCGAATTACCAAAAAAATGGGAAAATATTTTTCCTCAATCATTTCCGCTTTATCCTAAAGGAGATGTTATTTGGATAACAAATCCACATAACCCTACTGGTCAATTGTGGGGGAAATATTCATTAGAGAAAATTATAAAAAAATATAAATTAGTTATCTGTGATGAGGCTTTCTTATCCATAACACCTAATGGAGATAAAGAATCTTTAATACCATTAATCCAAAAATATGATAATTTATTAGTCTTGAGAAGCTTAACCAAAATCTTCAATATTCCAGGGCTTAGATTGGGTTACGTTATTGGCTCATCGAAAACACTTAAACAATGGAAAATTAATAGAGATCCTTGGCCTTTAAATTCTTTTGCTATCAAAGCCGGAATTGAATTACTAAGTAATAAGAAATTCTATGAAAAATGGACAAGTCAGATTCACCGCTGGATAAATATTGAAAGAGAGAGAGTATGTAAAAAATTATCAAAAATAGAAAACCTTAAAGTTCATAACTCTTCAACCAACTTTTTTTTAATAGAAAGTAAAACATCATTGTCGCCAAATATAAAATACCTAGAAAGTAAGGGAATATTGCTTAGAGAATGTACTTCATTTAGATTTCTTGACGACAAGTGGGCAAGAATAAGTTTGCAGAGTAAGAAAAATAACACTCTTTTATGTAATGAAATTCAAAATTCCTTTAAAAAATAA
- a CDS encoding DUF2062 domain-containing protein, whose product MRFKRAITYKKILSLFRNQNGSPLFNAKGLAIGVFSGCFPFFGFQTLIGIFFAKIAKGNIVLAAIGTWISNPFTYIPLYYFNYKVGSIFLNNSSNTILEKNLVIDDLWKQGKIFSLKLLLGSSCVGILLALICGSIVFFIYKIKSKR is encoded by the coding sequence ATGAGATTTAAAAGAGCTATTACCTATAAGAAAATTCTATCATTATTTAGGAATCAAAATGGAAGTCCTTTATTTAATGCTAAAGGTTTAGCTATAGGGGTATTTAGTGGCTGCTTTCCTTTTTTTGGGTTTCAGACTTTAATAGGGATATTTTTTGCAAAAATAGCTAAGGGAAATATTGTTCTAGCTGCAATTGGTACCTGGATTAGCAACCCTTTTACTTATATTCCACTTTATTATTTTAACTATAAAGTTGGTTCGATTTTTTTAAATAATTCTTCTAATACAATTCTTGAAAAAAATTTAGTTATTGATGACTTATGGAAACAAGGTAAAATTTTTTCCCTAAAATTACTTTTAGGTTCATCTTGTGTAGGTATTTTATTAGCTTTGATTTGCGGCAGTATTGTTTTCTTTATCTACAAGATAAAAAGTAAAAGATAG